The genomic interval AAACGACGAATATTACAGGTCTATCCTGGTTACGGGCAGGGTCGGTATCGATGAAAAGGATATGGGCTATTTGGCCAGGGAGAAAGGCGTAGAACCGCTTATCATCCCGGAATTGGGGCGAAGGATCGATCCGGTAAACGATCTCATAGCGCTATGGAAGATGTACTTGATCATGCGGCGGGAGAGGCCGGATATCGTGCATACCCATACAGCCAAGGCCGGTGCATTGGGAAGGGCCGCGGCAATTTTGGCAGGGGTCCCGGTCAGGATACACACTTTCCACGGGCATATATTTGAGAGTTATTTCAATAGTCTCTCCGCCGGCATCTTTCTTTTCATAGAGAGATCTTTGGCTTTTTTTTCCAAATATATAGTGGTGGTCAGCGAGACGCAGAAAAAAGAGATAATTAAAAAATATAAGATAGCCGGCGATGAAAAAGTAAAAGTAGTGCCCCTGGGCCTGGAGTTGGATGTGTTATCTTCGATCGGGTCGAGGAAGGGGAAGCTCAGGAATGAGCTGGGTATCGGCAATGACTGCGTCCTGATAGGGATAATCGGAAGGCTCGTTCCGGTCAAGAACCACAGGATGTTTTTGGATGCCTGCAAGAAGTTATTCGATACGGCAGGGGGACGGGATATAAAGTGCATCGTGATCGGTGACGGGGAAGAGAGGACAGGGCTTGAAGGATATGCGGAGAAGTCAGGGATCCGCGAGAAGATCGTCTTTCGCGGTTGGAAAGAGGGGATGGCCGATGTATATGCGGACCTGGATATCATCGCCCTGACATCGCTTAATGAAGGCACTCCCGTAGCTTTGATAGAGGCGCTCGCTGCCGGCAGGCCTGTCGTATCGACCGATGTGGGCGGCGTGAAGGATGTGGTGGAAGACGGGATAAATGGCTGT from Candidatus Omnitrophota bacterium carries:
- a CDS encoding glycosyltransferase family 4 protein; protein product: MTPKKLKVLRIIARLNVGGPAIHTILLTQALNDEYYRSILVTGRVGIDEKDMGYLAREKGVEPLIIPELGRRIDPVNDLIALWKMYLIMRRERPDIVHTHTAKAGALGRAAAILAGVPVRIHTFHGHIFESYFNSLSAGIFLFIERSLAFFSKYIVVVSETQKKEIIKKYKIAGDEKVKVVPLGLELDVLSSIGSRKGKLRNELGIGNDCVLIGIIGRLVPVKNHRMFLDACKKLFDTAGGRDIKCIVIGDGEERTGLEGYAEKSGIREKIVFRGWKEGMADVYADLDIIALTSLNEGTPVALIEALAAGRPVVSTDVGGVKDVVEDGINGCLVASGDAAGFAKRLLELAGDPEKRDEFGRNGRRKVLQKYSKERLVKDIKALYEEALRRRD